A stretch of the Erinaceus europaeus chromosome 23, mEriEur2.1, whole genome shotgun sequence genome encodes the following:
- the LOC132535648 gene encoding olfactory receptor 10H1-like yields MRGLNVSRVTEFTLLGFSAFPQLQPALFSLFLLMYLCTLLGNLLITATVRSERGLHTPMYLFLCALSVSEVLYTVAITPRMLADLLAARHAISLRACASQMFFSFTFGFTHSFLLTAMGYDRYVAICHPLRYPVLMGARGCARLVAWSWAGGCVMGLVVTASIFHLTFCGPSRIHHFACHVPPLVKLACGRDVPAVALGVGAVCITALLGCLLLILLSYACIVAALLKIPSAEGRRKAFSTCASHLTVVVVHYGFASVIYLKPRGPRSPEGDTLMGFTYTVLTPFLSPIIFSLRNKELKAAMKKTFLSRLSPDKL; encoded by the coding sequence ATGCGGGGGCTCAACGTGTCCAGGGTGACTGAGTTCACCCTGCTGGGCTTCTCGGCCTTCCCCCAGCTGCAGCCTGCGCTTTTCTCGCTCTTCCTGCTCATGTACCTGTGCACGCTGCTGGGCAACCTGCTGATCACGGCCACCGTGCGGAGCGAGCGCGGCCTGCACACGCCCATGTACCTCTTCCTGTGCGCCCTGTCCGTCTCCGAGGTGCTGTACACGGTCGCCATCACCCCCCGCATGCTGGCCGACCTGCTGGCCGCCCGCCACGCCATCTCCCTGCGGGCCTGCGCCTCCCAGATgttcttctccttcaccttcggCTTCACGCACTCCTTCCTGCTCACGGCCATGGGCTACGACCGCTACGTGGCCATCtgccacccgctgcgctaccctgtGCTCATGGGCGCCCGGGGCTGCGCCCGCCTGGTGGCCTGGTCCTGGGCGGGGGGCTGCGTCATGGGGCTGGTGGTGACGGCCTCCATCTTCCACCTCACCTTCTGTGGCCCCAGCCGGATCCACCACTTCGCCTGCCACGTGCCACCCCTGGTGAAGCTGGCCTGTGGACGCGACGTGCCCGCGGTGGCGCTGGGGGTGGGCGCGGTGTGCATCACGGCCCTGCTGGGctgcctcctcctcatcctcctctcctACGCCTGCATCGTGGCCGCCCTCCTGAAGATCCCCTCCGCCGAGGGGCGACGCAAGGCCTTCTCCACCTGCGCCTCCCACCtgacggtggtggtggtgcactacgGCTTCGCCTCGGTCATCTACCTCAAGCCCAGGGGGCCCCGCTCTCCGGAGGGGGACACCCTGATGGGCTTCACCTACACCGTGCTCACGCCCTTCCTCAGCCCCATCATCTTCAGCCTGCGGAACAAGGAGCTCAAGGCGGCCATGAAGAAGACCTTCCTCAGCAGGCTCTCCCCGGACAAGCTGTGA
- the LOC132535506 gene encoding olfactory receptor 10H2-like encodes MLGLNHTPVSEFILIGFSAFPPHLLPIFFLLFLLMYLFTLLGNLLITATVWSKRGLHTPMYLFLCALSISEVLYTVAITPRMLAARHAISLRACASQMFFSFTFGFTHSFLLTAMGYDHYVAICHPLCYPVLMGTWGCAHLVALSWVGGIIIGLVVTAAIFHLTFCGPNWIQYFLCHIPPLLKLACHQRQFKICVQCCPMKNV; translated from the exons ATGCTGGGACTGAACCACACCCCCGTGTCCGAGTTCATCCTCATCGGCTTCTCCGCCTTCCCGCCTCACCTCCTGCCCATCTTCTTCCTGCTCTTCCTGCTCATGTACCTGTTCACGCTGCTGGGCAACCTGCTGATCACGGCCACTGTGTGGAGCAAGCGCGGCCTGCACACGCCCATGTACCTCTTCCTGTGCGCCCTGTCCATCTCCGAGGTGCTGTACACGGTCGCCATCACCCCCCGCATGCTGGCCGCCCGCCACGCCATCTCCCTGCGGGCCTGCGCCTCCCAGATgttcttctccttcaccttcggCTTCACGCACTCCTTCCTGCTCACGGCCATGGGCTACGACCactatgtggccatctgccacccgctgtgctaccctgtGCTCATGGGCACCTGGGGCTGTGCCCACCTGGTGGCCTTGTCCTGGGTGGGTGGCATTATCATAGGGCTGGTGGTGACGGCCGCCATCTTCCACCTCACCTTCTGTGGCCCCAACTGGATCCAGTATTTCTTGTGTCATAttccacctctcctgaagctggCCTGTCACCAAAGACAATTTAAAATT TGTGTCCAGTGTTGTCCCATGAAGAACGTGTGA
- the LOC132535647 gene encoding olfactory receptor 10H1-like, protein MRGLNVSRVTEFTLLGFSAFPQLQPALFSLFLLMYLCTLLGNLLITATVRSERGLHTPMYLFLCALSVSEVLYTVAITPRMLADLLAARHAISLRACASQMFFSFTFGFTHSFLLTAMGYDRYVAICHPLRYPVLMGARGCARLVAWSWAGGCVMGLVVTASIFHLTFCGPSRIHHFFCHVPPLVKLACGRDVPAVALGVGAVCITALLGCLLLILLSYACIVAALLKIPSAEGRRKAFSTCASHLTVVVVHYGFASVIYLKPRGPRSLEGDTLTGFTYTVLTPFLSPIIFSLRNKELKAAMKKVFVKRFSLWST, encoded by the coding sequence ATGCGGGGGCTCAACGTGTCCAGGGTGACTGAGTTCACCCTGCTGGGCTTCTCAGCCTTCCCCCAGCTGCAGCCTGCGCTTTTCTCGCTCTTCCTGCTCATGTACCTGTGCACGCTGCTGGGCAACCTGCTGATCACGGCCACCGTGCGGAGCGAGCGCGGCCTGCACACGCCCATGTACCTCTTCCTGTGCGCCCTGTCCGTCTCCGAGGTGCTGTACACGGTCGCCATCACCCCCCGCATGCTGGCCGACCTGCTGGCCGCCCGCCACGCCATCTCCCTGCGGGCCTGCGCCTCCCAGATgttcttctccttcaccttcggCTTCACGCACTCCTTCCTGCTCACGGCCATGGGCTACGACCGCTACGTGGCCATCtgccacccgctgcgctaccctgtGCTCATGGGCGCCCGGGGCTGCGCCCGCCTGGTGGCCTGGTCCTGGGCGGGGGGCTGCGTCATGGGGCTGGTGGTGACAGCCTCCATCTTCCACCTCACCTTCTGTGGCCCCAGCCGGATCCACCATTTCTTCTGCCACGTGCCGCCCCTGGTGAAGCTGGCCTGTGGACGCGACGTGCCCGCGGTGGCGCTGGGGGTGGGCGCGGTGTGCATCACGGCCCTGCTGGGctgcctcctcctcatcctcctctcctACGCCTGCATCGTGGCCGCCCTCCTGAAGATCCCCTCCGCCGAGGGGCGACGCAAGGCCTTCTCCACCTGCGCCTCCCACCtgacggtggtggtggtgcactacgGCTTCGCCTCGGTCATCTACCTCAAGCCCAGGGGGCCCCGCTCTCTGGAGGGGGACACCCTGACGGGCTTCACCTACACCGTGCTCACGCCCTTCCTCAGCCCCATCATCTTCAGCCTGCGGAACAAGGAGCTCAAGGCGGCCATGAAGAAGGTTTTCGTCAAGAGATTCTCTCTCTGGAGCACCTGA